CGTTGCTGGTGAAGGCGTTCAGGTTCTCGCCCCCGTTCTCCTCGATGATGCGGCCGAACTGGTTCTCGATGACGTACTGGTCGGCGTCGGCGATGGCGTCGCGCCAGGCCTTCTCCAGGGCCGCCACCTTCTTGTCGTCGCGGCCGATGGTCTTCAGGCGCTCGGCGTCATAGGCCTGGTAGGCGGCCTCCACCTTGTCCAGCGCCACCTTCTCCTTGGCGTAGTTGGTGGTGCCGATGGTGGAGGTGCCCTTGAAGGCCATGTGCTCGAACATGTGGGCCAGGCCGGACTGGCCCTTGGGGTCCTGCACCGAGCCCGCGTCCACGTGGGTGAAGAAGGAGAAGACGGGCGCCTCGGGGCGCTCCATCACCAGCAGGGTGAGCCCGTTGGGCAGGGTCTTCACCGTGATGTGCTTCTCGAACTCGTGCATGTACTGCGACATGTCCTGCGCCGCCAGCGGCAGGGCCAGCAGGCAGAGCAGCAGGGCAGGGAAGAAGATGCGTACGATCTTGGACTTCATGCGTGCCTCCACGCGGTCGGTAGCAGAAGCTAAGTTGAACCGGGTCCCGGGCGGGAAACCATCGAACATACCTGTCCCACGTGCGCCTGTCAAACCTCGCGGGACAAGCCGCGGAACGTCCTCGGCGGGAACGGGTCCGGATCCCGTGCCAGACAACCTCGGGCTTGCTGGGCTCCTGGCGGTGCCCCCGCACCCGCGAGGGTATTCCCCCTGCGTCCGATAACGCGCATACTGCGATCGTGCCTGCCGCCCCCAATGAGCGCCTGCTGGCCGCCTTCCTCGACTACCTGAAGGTGGAGAAGGGGCTGGCGCGGCTGAGCGTGGCCGCTTACACCCGCGACGTGGGGCAGTTCGCCGCGTTCCTGGAGAAGCGCCGCCGCACCCTGGCCAGCGCCCGCCGCGACGACGTGCGCGACTTCCTCGACCACCTCTTCTCCCACCAGGTGGACGGGCGCTCGGTGGCGCGCAAGCTCTCGGCCCTCCGCCACCTCTACAAGTTCCTCTTGCTCGACCGGCACCTGGAGCACGATCCCACGCTCAACCTGGAGTCGCCCAAGCAGTGGAAGGTGCTGCCCAAATCGCTGGCCCGGGACGAGATCGAATCCATGCTGAAGCCGGCGCTGCCGGCCGGGCGCAAAGAAGCGCAGGCGCTGGCGGCGCGCGACCGCGCCATGCTGGAGGTCTTCTACGCGGGGGCGCTGCGTGTCTCCGAGATCATCGGCATCGGGCTGGAAGACGTGAAGCTCGACCTGGGCTACGTGCTGGTGCGCGGCAAGGGCGACAAGGAGCGCATCGTGCCGTTGGGCCGCTCCGCCCTGGACGCCGTGCGGGCCTATCTGGCTTCGGGGCGGGGCACGCTGCTGGGCGAGAGAAGCTCGCCGCTGCTGTTCGTGGGCCGCGGCGGGCGCAAGCTCTCGCGCCAGCGAGTCTGGCAGATGGTGGGTGCGGCTTCCGCCGCGGCCGGGCGGCACGCCAGCCCGCACATGCTGCGCCACAGTTGCGCCACCCACATGGTGGAAGGCGGCGCCGATTTGCGCACGGTGCAGACCATCCTCGGACACGCAGACATCTCCACCACCCAGGTCTATACCCACGTGGCGCTGGACCGGCTGAAGAATGTCTACCGGCAACACCATCCCCGGGCGCGCGCCCGCGCCTCCGCGGGAGAGGAGAAATGAAGGAGTTGAAGGCGGCCGCGCGCGGTCCCGTGCACAAAGCCGCCGAGCAGTTTCTGCGCTCGCTGCGCGAGCGCAACGCTTCGCGCCACACCCTGCGCGCCTACCAGAACGACCTCCAGCGCTTCGCCGAGTACGTGGGCGCGGAGGGCTGGAGCGAGGTCGATCACCTGCGCATCCGCGGCTTCCTCTCCCATCTCTACGAGCAGGGACTGAGCAAGACCAGCGTAGCGCGGGCGCTGGCGGCGTTGCGCTCGCTCTACCGCTGGCTGGCGCGCGAAGGCGTGGTGGAGCAAAATCCGGCGGCGCTGGTGGCCACCCCGCGCCTGCCCAAGAAGCTGCCGCGCGTGCCCACCATCGAAGAGATGAACGCGGTGCTCGACGCGGCCATGCCCGAGTGCTCCGCCTTCCCCGAGCGCGACCGCCTCATCCTGGAACTGCTTTACGGCTGCGGGGTGCGCAACTCCGAGCTGGTAGGCGTGAACCTCGACGACATCCGCTGGTCCAACGAGGCCATCCTGGTGCGCGGCAAGGGCAAGAAAGAGCGCTACGTGCCCTTTGGCGAGAGCGCGCGGGCGGCGCTGGCCGCGTATCTTCCGCTGCGGCAGCAGGCGGTGGGACGGCAGGGGACGCGGGCGCTGCTGGTGAACCGCCGGGGCGCGCGCCTGACCTCGCGCAGCGTGGGCCGCATCGTCAAGCAGGTCGCGGTGGCCCGCGGCCTCTCCCCCGACGTCCATCCGCACACCCTGCGCCACGCCTTCGGCACGCACCTGCTGGAGGAGGGCGCCGACCTGCGCGCCATCCAGGAGATGCTCGGGCACGAGCGCCTCTCCACCACGCAGCGCTACACCCAGCTCTCCATGAAGCACGTGCTGAAGGTCTACGACGAGAGCCATCCGCGGGCGAAGTGAGCGCGGGTCCTAGGCGGTGGGCGGCGCGGCGTGGCGCTCCAGCCATCCCCGCAACTGCTCGCGCGTCTCCAGGGTGAGTTGCACGAAGCGGATGCCGGTATGCAGGTCGGTATTCACCCAGGCCAGCTTGCCGGTGAGCTGCACCGGCTCCTTCTCCTGGGGCAGGACGAGCTCCAGGCGCAACAGGTCGCGGGTGTTCAGGCGCTCGGGGAACTGCAGGGCGATGCCGCCCTCGCTCAGGCTGAAGCCCGTTCCCATGACCTGCCGCCCGTCGGGCATGCGCACCGCCACCGGAATCTCCACCGAGTGGCGGTTGTAGCGGCGGCGCTCATCCTGCATGAGCAGGTGGGCGCTGCGCAGGTGGCGGTCCAGGGCCTCGCGGGTGAGCGGCTTGTAGAGAACCAGGTTGGCGCCGCGTTCGAGGAAGCGCGCGGAGTCGCGCTCCGCGGTGGCCAGCATCAGGACCGAGTCGCGGTTGGCACTGCGCTCCCGCGCAGTCGCCAGCACGTCCAGGCTGTGATCGGTCCCGTCATGGTCCACTACCAGCAGGTCGAAGTGCTCGTTGGCCACCAGGTCCAGGAAGCGCAGGGGGTCGTCCATCTCCAGCGTCTCGACGCCCAGGGCGCCCAGGGCCTGGTGGAAGACGGAGAGCAGTTCCGGATCGCTGGTGTACAGCAACGCTTGCAAGGTCATGGAATGTCCTGCGGAACGGGAGGATTATGCGTCAGCCGGAGGCGGCTGGCAATGTTACTCAAGTGACGGGCCTAGTCGGCGGCGGCCTGGCCGGCGGGGGAGGCGGGCGCGCCCTCCTTGCCCAGCTCCCGGCGCAATTGATGCCACATCTCCACCACCCGCTGGCGCAATTCCGCGGTGAGCTGCTCGTAGGCGGCTTCGGGGTTCTCCACCTTCTCGGGCGGATAGATGGGATCGCCGATAGCGATGCGCAGGGGCACGAAGCGCTGGAAGGACTGGCCCCGCGGCCAGGCCTCGTGGAAGCCCTCCAGCGCCACCGGCAGGATGGGCACTTTCAGGTGGGTGGCCAGGATGGCGGCGCCTTTCTTGAAGGTCTTGGGAGCGCCGTCGATAGAGCGCTCGCCCTCGGGATAGAGCACCAGGATCTGCCCGCGCCTCAGGCCGTAGGCGCCGGCGCGCATGGCGGGGACGAGGTTGGCGTCCGGGTCCACGGGGATCAGCCGCAGCGAGTGCGCCACGCGCCGCATGACCCCGGAACCGAAGATCTCGCTGGTGCCCACGTAAAAGACCCGCTGGTAGAGCCGCCACGGCAACTGGCTCATGACCACGGGAGCGTCGAGGAAGCTCTGGTGGTTGGGCGAGAGGATGAAGGGCCCGTCGGCGGGGATCTTCTCCAGCCCGGTGACGCGCAGGCGGAAGAGGTCGCGGCAGAGGATGTCCACGAAGCGGCCGCCGAAATACCAGAGGAAGGGAACGACGCGGCGGGGCCTGGAAACCACCTCCAGCACCTCAGGGTCGGAGCTTTCGGTCTGGAAGACGGTGTCCCAGCCGGAGGCGCCGCGGGCGCGGAGCGCGCGCTTCGGCTCCAGGTCTTCGGGGCTGCCGCCGGCCTGGCGCACCGCGTCCACCAGGTCGCGCACGGTGTAGACCTCCGACACCACCGTGTCGGGCAGGTGGCTGTCGAGTTCGCGCTCCAGCTCCACCAGCAATTCGACGCGCTCCATGGAGTCCAGGCCGAGGTCGAGTTCCAGGTTGTCGGCGGGATGGATCTCATCCTCCTTCTTGGAGGCGCGGCGGATGGCGGCCATCGCGCGCGCCACCTCCGGCTCGGCCAGCCAGGTCCGGTCCTCGTCGGTGAGGGCGCGCGCGGGATGACGCTCTTCCACGGGCTCGCCGCCGGCGGCGGCCTGCTCCGCCAGCACCCGCTGTCGCACCTCGAAGCGCTTGATCTTGCGGGTGGTGGTGCGCGGCAGGTCTTCCTGCCAGATCTCGTAGCTCAAGATGCGCTTGCTCGAGGGCAGCGTGACCGAGATGGAATCCAGGTCGAAGCGGATGACCTCGCGCGTGTTCACGATCTTCTTCTGCTTGAGCAACTCCAGGTTGGGGACGATGACGGCGTGCAGCCGCTCGGAGAGCGGCTCTCCCGGCCGGCTCTCCAGGCCCACCACGCACAGCTCCTTGATCCACGGCGATTTCAGGTAGTGCTCCTCGATCTCCTCGGGGTAGATGTTCTTGCCCGAGCTGAGCACGATGATCTCTTTCTTGCGTCCGGTGATGTAGAGGTCACCGCGCGCGTCCAGGTAGCCGAGATCGCCGGTTCGCAGCCAGCCGGCCTCGAGCACGGCGGCGGTGGCGTCGGGGCGCTTGAAGTAGCCTTGCATGACGATGCCGCCGCGGATGGCGATCTCGCCCGCGGCCGGGCCCTCGCTCGTGTCCTCCGCATCCACGATCTTCACTTCGACGCCGGGAAGCGGGCGGCCGATGGAGCCCATCACGTTGCGCTCCAGGCGGGTGACCGTGGCCGCGCCCGAGGTCTCGGTCAGGCCATAGGCCTGCAGGATCTCGAAGCCCAGGGCGTGCAGGTCGTGGCCCACGGCGGGATCGAAGCGCGAGCCTCCCACCACGAAGAAGCGCAGGTCGGGCGCCACCGCCTCGTGCACCGGGCGGAAGAAGATCCTGCCTGCGCCCTTCCAGCCCAGCGCGCGCAGCAGCCGGGAGAGCGACATGAGCAGACGGAAGGCGGTGCGCGCCCCCGCCCCGCGCTCCGCCACCTGCTTCAGGATGCGCTCGTGGATGAGGTAGAAGAACTGGGGCACGCAGGCGAAGATGGTGATGCGGCGCTCGCGCAGCGCCCGCA
This sequence is a window from Terriglobales bacterium. Protein-coding genes within it:
- a CDS encoding tyrosine recombinase — encoded protein: MPAAPNERLLAAFLDYLKVEKGLARLSVAAYTRDVGQFAAFLEKRRRTLASARRDDVRDFLDHLFSHQVDGRSVARKLSALRHLYKFLLLDRHLEHDPTLNLESPKQWKVLPKSLARDEIESMLKPALPAGRKEAQALAARDRAMLEVFYAGALRVSEIIGIGLEDVKLDLGYVLVRGKGDKERIVPLGRSALDAVRAYLASGRGTLLGERSSPLLFVGRGGRKLSRQRVWQMVGAASAAAGRHASPHMLRHSCATHMVEGGADLRTVQTILGHADISTTQVYTHVALDRLKNVYRQHHPRARARASAGEEK
- a CDS encoding tyrosine recombinase XerC; its protein translation is MKELKAAARGPVHKAAEQFLRSLRERNASRHTLRAYQNDLQRFAEYVGAEGWSEVDHLRIRGFLSHLYEQGLSKTSVARALAALRSLYRWLAREGVVEQNPAALVATPRLPKKLPRVPTIEEMNAVLDAAMPECSAFPERDRLILELLYGCGVRNSELVGVNLDDIRWSNEAILVRGKGKKERYVPFGESARAALAAYLPLRQQAVGRQGTRALLVNRRGARLTSRSVGRIVKQVAVARGLSPDVHPHTLRHAFGTHLLEEGADLRAIQEMLGHERLSTTQRYTQLSMKHVLKVYDESHPRAK
- a CDS encoding AMP-binding protein, whose amino-acid sequence is MQSFYQKFVESAERWPGNVALEMQRSDSVERHTYAEVRRMAESVGRWLQQNGVARGSTCGILAGNSPRWTAAYLGILAAGGVAVPFDTAFSRAQVATILRDSGAVVLFADARLFPLAQRAAEGLGVRLVCLEAGPPELPSFDQMQAAGPGGFRPVAVADDDLAAILYTSGTTSDPKGVMLSHANIAAEADSVFRTVEVRPTDSILGVLPLFHALAQMANLLLPLLAGARIVYLESLNTAELVRALRERRITIFACVPQFFYLIHERILKQVAERGAGARTAFRLLMSLSRLLRALGWKGAGRIFFRPVHEAVAPDLRFFVVGGSRFDPAVGHDLHALGFEILQAYGLTETSGAATVTRLERNVMGSIGRPLPGVEVKIVDAEDTSEGPAAGEIAIRGGIVMQGYFKRPDATAAVLEAGWLRTGDLGYLDARGDLYITGRKKEIIVLSSGKNIYPEEIEEHYLKSPWIKELCVVGLESRPGEPLSERLHAVIVPNLELLKQKKIVNTREVIRFDLDSISVTLPSSKRILSYEIWQEDLPRTTTRKIKRFEVRQRVLAEQAAAGGEPVEERHPARALTDEDRTWLAEPEVARAMAAIRRASKKEDEIHPADNLELDLGLDSMERVELLVELERELDSHLPDTVVSEVYTVRDLVDAVRQAGGSPEDLEPKRALRARGASGWDTVFQTESSDPEVLEVVSRPRRVVPFLWYFGGRFVDILCRDLFRLRVTGLEKIPADGPFILSPNHQSFLDAPVVMSQLPWRLYQRVFYVGTSEIFGSGVMRRVAHSLRLIPVDPDANLVPAMRAGAYGLRRGQILVLYPEGERSIDGAPKTFKKGAAILATHLKVPILPVALEGFHEAWPRGQSFQRFVPLRIAIGDPIYPPEKVENPEAAYEQLTAELRQRVVEMWHQLRRELGKEGAPASPAGQAAAD
- a CDS encoding response regulator, translating into MTLQALLYTSDPELLSVFHQALGALGVETLEMDDPLRFLDLVANEHFDLLVVDHDGTDHSLDVLATARERSANRDSVLMLATAERDSARFLERGANLVLYKPLTREALDRHLRSAHLLMQDERRRYNRHSVEIPVAVRMPDGRQVMGTGFSLSEGGIALQFPERLNTRDLLRLELVLPQEKEPVQLTGKLAWVNTDLHTGIRFVQLTLETREQLRGWLERHAAPPTA